A window from Cryptomeria japonica chromosome 1, Sugi_1.0, whole genome shotgun sequence encodes these proteins:
- the LOC131032450 gene encoding F-box/FBD/LRR-repeat protein At1g13570-like: MSTHDAFFTLPDSLVSFILSKMPIKDAVKSSILSKRWRFLYTQMPQLTFTPHDIFGPTCSSRYPLIRPSVEQIISNILVLHSGNLEAFHLHGTRFDFINRREFSHDSVCKWVRYASWCNVKHLTLFDCNTHDALKEMLPPALFSCTHLVTLRLRNYFLTSFPINFVGFPHLITCELSDVQLTDGFLVSLISLCPLLQKLEAIGHAGLDNAVIFSSTIEHLYIESVKSLSVNCPKLKILSGYRIQNLSLNGVRFYELSFAISNVEMHCGGTLRKLTMCFSQGQRNNPGVISASRFLHIMGNFQCLKTLVIHMSNPFEREPDMDVYLFNLLHKLPNLQELSISGLFVQELARDPIPVCLTPPHLYLKKVRVGICGFDLDNKEVAVISCLLQSMPSLELLEIQLPDVYDDDDGQIFIDDGQCLKLLKDILYMRRASLLARIVVLD, encoded by the exons ATGTCTACCCACGATGCATTCTTCACGCTTCCTGATTCTCTTGTTTCTTTCATACTATCAAAAATGCCAATAAAAGACGCTGTCAAATCTTCTATTCTTTCCAAGAGGTGGAGGTTTCTCTATACTCAAATGCCTCAACTCACTTTCACTCCACATGATATTTTCGGGCCTACTTGCTCTTCTCGCTATCCGCTCATCAGGCCAAGCGTTGAGCAAATTATTTCCAACATCTTGGttctgcactcaggcaatctggaggCCTTTCACCTCCACGGCACCAGGTTTGATTTTATCAACCGGCGGGAATTCTCTCATGACAGTGTGTGCAAATGGGTAAGGTATGCATCTTGGTGCAATGTCAAACACCTCACTCTTTTTGATTGCAACACACACGATGCATTAAAAGAAATGCTACCCCCTGCCCTCTTTTCATGTACGCATCTGGTAACATTACGTCTGCGCAACTACTTTCTCACCAGCTTTCCGATTAATTTCGTTGGATTCCCTCACCTCATTACTTGTGAACTCAGTGATGTTCAATTGACAGATGGATTTTTAGTCTCATTGATTTCCCTCTGCCCCCTTCTGCAAAAACTTGAAGCAATAGGACACGCTGGGCTAGACAACGCCGTAATTTTTTCATCCACTATTGAACATTTGTATATAGAAAGCGTAAAATCTCTGTCTGTTAACTGCCCCAAACTCAAAATTCTGTCGGGGTACAGGATTCAGAATTTGAGTTTGAATGGTGTAAGGTTTTATGAGCTTTCTTTTGCCATCTCAAATGTAGAAATGCACTGTGGAGGTACTCTGAGGAAATTGACCATGTGTTTCTCACAAGGACAACGAAACAATCCAGGTGTTATTTCAGCGAGCAGATTTCTTCACATCATGGGCAACTTCCAGTGCTTGAAGACGCTTGTCATACACATGTCCAATCCCTTTGAAAGGGAACCAGATATGGATGTTTATCTATTTAACCTACTTCACAAGCTTCCAAATCTTCAGGAGCTCTCTATATCGGGCTTATTTGTTCAG GAGTTGGCAAGAGACCCTATACCTGTTTGCCTCACCCCTCCACATCTTTATCTCAAGAAAGTACGCGTAGGAATTTGTGGGTTTGACCTTGACAATAAAGAAGTTGCAGTAATAAGTTGCTTGCTTCAGAGTATGCCCTCTCTTGAATTATTGGAAATTCAGCTGCCTGatgtatatgatgatgatgatggtcaaaTATTTATTGATGACGGTCAATGTTTGAAGCTCTTGAAAGATATTTTGTATATGAGGAGAGCATCCTTACTGGCAAGGATAGTTGTACTGGATTAG